The genomic region TTTAATAGGTGTTTGTGGATGTATGTCACAAGAAGAATCAGTTGTCAACAAAATTTTAAAGTCTTATCAAAATGTTGATATGATTTTTGGAACGCATAATATTCACCGTTTGCCACAAATTTTAGAAGAAGCATATTTATCAAAAGCAATGGTCGTCGAAGTTTGGTCTAAAGAAGGAGACGTCATTGAGAATTTACCAAAAGTACGAGACGGTCAAATCAAAGCATGGGTTAATATTATGTACGGTTGTGATAAATTTTGTACATACTGTATCGTACCGTTTACACGTGGTAAAGAGCGTAGTCGTCGCCCACAAGATATTATTGATGAAGTACGTGAACTTGCACGAAAAGGTTACCAAGAAATCACATTGTTAGGACAGAATGTTAACGCTTATGGTAAAGACTTAGAAGACATTGAGTACGGTTTAGGAGATTTATTAGAAGATATCTCAAAAATTGATATTCCACGCGTTCGATTTACGACGAGTCATCCATGGGACTTTACAGACAGAATGATTGAAGTCATTGCAAATGGCGGAAATATTGTGCCGCATATTCACTTGCCAGTACAATCAGGTAACAATCAAGTACTTAAAATTATGGGGCGTAAATATTCTCGTGAAAGTTACCTAGATCTTGTTTCTCGCATTAAAGCGGCTATACCTGATGTTGCACTGACAACTGATATTATTGTAGGCTATCCGAATGAAACAGAAGAACAATTTGAAGAAACACTCTCATTATATGAAGAAGTCGGATTTGAACATGCTTATACTTACATTTATTCTCAACGTGACGGCACACCAGCTGCTAAAATGAAAGATAATGTACCTACAAAAGTGAAAAAAGAACGCCTTCAACGTTTGAACCAATTAGTAGCACAGTATTCTTCTGAAGCATTAAAGGCTTATGAAGGTGAAACAGTACGTGTGTTATGTGAAGGTGCTAGTAAAAAAGACGATGAGGTACTTGCGGGGTATACTGAAAAGAATAAATTAGTTAATTTCCGTGCACCGCATGAAGTGATTGGTCAAATTGTCGATGTAAAGATTACTGAAGCGAAACAATTCTCGTTAAATGGTGAGTTTGTTGGCGTTAGTGAATCATTAATGGTGACAAAATAAATGACTTATACACGTGAAGATATTTTGAGTGCGACATCTAAATTAGCAAAGCATATACAAGATTTGGATACTGTCAAAACATATCAGAGAATTGAAGAACAAATTCATCAAAATAAAAAAATATCAAACTATATGAATACACTCAAACAATCACAAAAGCAATCGGTCAATTTTCAAAATTATAATAAACCCAATGCTTATAAGCGTTCTGAAGCAACAATTGAGACAATCCGAAATCAAATTGATGATATTCCTATCGTGACACAGTTTCGTAAATCACAGGAAGAAACAAATGATTTCTTGCAATTGGTAATAGAAACTATGTCCAAAAGACTTCAGGAAAATATTCGTGTTGAAGA from Staphylococcus felis harbors:
- the miaB gene encoding tRNA (N6-isopentenyl adenosine(37)-C2)-methylthiotransferase MiaB, which translates into the protein MNEEQRKAGTIDVLANRKDKDEKDYSKYFDFEHVYQPPSLKEAKKRGKETVEYNRDFQIDEKYRGMGKGRTFLIKTYGCQMNAHDTEVMAGIFTALGYTPTEDINVADVILLNTCAIRENAENKVFGEIGNLKHIKQERPDCLIGVCGCMSQEESVVNKILKSYQNVDMIFGTHNIHRLPQILEEAYLSKAMVVEVWSKEGDVIENLPKVRDGQIKAWVNIMYGCDKFCTYCIVPFTRGKERSRRPQDIIDEVRELARKGYQEITLLGQNVNAYGKDLEDIEYGLGDLLEDISKIDIPRVRFTTSHPWDFTDRMIEVIANGGNIVPHIHLPVQSGNNQVLKIMGRKYSRESYLDLVSRIKAAIPDVALTTDIIVGYPNETEEQFEETLSLYEEVGFEHAYTYIYSQRDGTPAAKMKDNVPTKVKKERLQRLNQLVAQYSSEALKAYEGETVRVLCEGASKKDDEVLAGYTEKNKLVNFRAPHEVIGQIVDVKITEAKQFSLNGEFVGVSESLMVTK
- a CDS encoding RicAFT regulatory complex protein RicA family protein; protein product: MTYTREDILSATSKLAKHIQDLDTVKTYQRIEEQIHQNKKISNYMNTLKQSQKQSVNFQNYNKPNAYKRSEATIETIRNQIDDIPIVTQFRKSQEETNDFLQLVIETMSKRLQENIRVEEKE